One stretch of Burkholderia pyrrocinia DNA includes these proteins:
- a CDS encoding NAD(P)H-dependent oxidoreductase, with the protein MNVLIVYAHPEPRSLNGALRDLAVGHLEAAGHSVQVTDLYAMNWKAAFDANDVTDRAPDARFDPSLDSKHAFATGTQSEDIAREQDKLKWADAVILQFPLWWFSMPAIMKGWVERVYAFGFAYGVGEHSDTRWGNRYGEGSLAGKRAMVIVTAGGWESHYSPRGINGPIDDVLFPIQHGILYYPGFDVLPPFVIYRTGKMNDARFEETRAALGRRLDDLWTTQPIPFRRQNAGDYEIPALTLKEDVAPGKAGFAAHLVA; encoded by the coding sequence TTGAATGTGCTGATTGTTTATGCCCATCCGGAACCGCGTTCGCTGAACGGCGCGCTGCGCGACCTTGCCGTCGGGCATCTCGAAGCGGCCGGCCACAGCGTGCAGGTGACCGATCTGTATGCGATGAACTGGAAGGCGGCGTTCGACGCGAACGACGTGACCGATCGCGCGCCCGATGCGCGTTTCGATCCGTCGCTCGATTCGAAGCACGCGTTCGCGACCGGCACGCAAAGTGAAGACATTGCGCGCGAGCAAGACAAGCTGAAGTGGGCCGATGCGGTGATCCTGCAGTTTCCGCTGTGGTGGTTCTCGATGCCGGCGATCATGAAGGGCTGGGTCGAGCGCGTATATGCGTTCGGCTTTGCCTACGGCGTCGGCGAGCATTCGGACACGCGCTGGGGAAACCGCTACGGCGAAGGTTCGCTTGCCGGCAAGCGGGCGATGGTGATCGTCACGGCAGGCGGGTGGGAATCGCACTACAGCCCGCGCGGCATCAACGGGCCGATCGATGACGTGCTGTTCCCGATCCAGCACGGGATTCTGTATTACCCGGGTTTCGACGTGCTGCCGCCGTTCGTGATCTACCGGACGGGAAAGATGAACGACGCGCGCTTCGAGGAAACGCGCGCGGCGCTCGGCAGGCGTCTCGACGATCTGTGGACCACGCAGCCGATTCCGTTCCGGCGGCAGAACGCGGGCGATTACGAGATTCCGGCGTTGACGCTGAAGGAGGATGTCGCGCCGGGAAAGGCGGGGTTTGCGGCGCATCTGGTCGCGTGA
- a CDS encoding DUF2471 family protein, translated as MFQSSAFDPEQPGFNPIHFERAARQAVVDLQRVVGAPAQRALGLRRRSHPAAVRTMSWQALLNVEELAFSNAGFLNRNDPTVVDAFIRLRDSRMVAADIEEAVDWKRDDDDLPAVYLIVKAMLEAEETEAQRVEME; from the coding sequence ATGTTCCAGTCATCCGCATTCGATCCCGAGCAACCCGGTTTCAACCCGATCCACTTCGAGCGCGCCGCGCGGCAGGCGGTCGTCGATCTTCAACGCGTCGTCGGCGCCCCCGCGCAGCGGGCGCTCGGCCTGCGACGCCGCAGCCATCCGGCCGCGGTCCGCACGATGAGCTGGCAGGCGCTGTTGAATGTCGAGGAGCTGGCGTTCTCGAACGCCGGTTTCCTGAACCGCAACGATCCGACCGTCGTCGATGCATTCATCCGGCTGCGCGACAGCCGAATGGTCGCGGCGGACATCGAGGAAGCCGTCGACTGGAAGCGCGACGACGACGATCTACCTGCCGTCTATCTGATCGTCAAGGCGATGCTCGAGGCGGAAGAGACAGAGGCACAGCGCGTCGAGATGGAATGA
- a CDS encoding muconate/chloromuconate family cycloisomerase: MIATAATIERIETLLVDVPTIRPHKLSVATMNCQTLVLVRVRCTDGIEGVGEATTIGGLAYGEESPESIKVNIDTYFAPLLQGMDATRPGAAMARARKLFQGNRFAKCAIETALFDAQAQRLGVPLSELFGGRRTDAVDVAWTLASGDTQRDIAEAEAMLEARRHRAFKLKIGLNAVADDVAHVVAIKRVLGERGDVRVDVNQAWSETDAIWAGARLAEAGVSLVEQPIAATNRAGLKRLTQLAQVPIMADEALHGPVDAFALAQDRAADVFAVKIAQSGGLQGAASVASIAAAAGIELYGGTMLEGAAGTMASAQLFSTFDSLKWGTELFGPLLLTEEILVEPLRYQDFKLHLPAAPGLGITFDWARIERMRRDAR; the protein is encoded by the coding sequence ATGATAGCAACTGCCGCCACCATCGAACGCATCGAGACGCTGCTCGTCGACGTGCCGACGATCAGGCCCCACAAATTGTCGGTCGCCACGATGAATTGCCAGACCCTCGTATTGGTCCGAGTTCGATGCACGGACGGTATCGAAGGCGTCGGCGAGGCGACGACCATCGGCGGCCTCGCGTACGGCGAGGAGAGCCCCGAAAGCATCAAGGTCAACATCGACACCTACTTCGCGCCGCTGCTGCAAGGCATGGACGCGACGCGCCCGGGCGCCGCGATGGCGCGGGCGCGCAAGCTGTTCCAGGGCAACCGCTTCGCGAAGTGCGCGATCGAGACCGCGCTGTTCGACGCACAGGCGCAACGTCTCGGCGTGCCGCTGTCCGAGCTGTTCGGCGGCCGCAGGACCGATGCGGTGGACGTCGCCTGGACACTTGCGAGCGGCGACACGCAGCGCGACATCGCGGAAGCCGAAGCGATGCTCGAAGCGCGCCGCCACCGCGCGTTCAAGCTGAAGATCGGCTTGAACGCGGTCGCCGACGACGTCGCGCACGTGGTCGCGATCAAGCGCGTGCTCGGCGAGCGCGGCGACGTGCGGGTCGACGTGAACCAGGCGTGGAGCGAAACCGACGCGATCTGGGCCGGCGCACGGCTCGCGGAAGCCGGCGTGAGCCTGGTCGAGCAGCCGATCGCCGCGACCAACCGCGCGGGGCTGAAACGCCTCACGCAGCTCGCGCAGGTTCCGATCATGGCCGACGAGGCGCTGCACGGCCCCGTCGATGCATTCGCGCTCGCGCAGGATCGCGCGGCCGACGTGTTCGCGGTGAAGATCGCGCAATCGGGCGGCCTGCAGGGCGCGGCGAGCGTCGCGTCGATCGCGGCGGCGGCCGGCATCGAACTGTACGGCGGCACGATGCTCGAAGGCGCGGCCGGCACGATGGCGTCCGCGCAACTGTTCAGCACGTTCGACTCGCTGAAATGGGGCACCGAGCTGTTCGGCCCGCTGCTGCTCACCGAGGAAATCCTCGTCGAGCCGCTGCGCTACCAGGATTTCAAGCTGCACCTGCCGGCTGCGCCCGGCCTCGGCATCACCTTCGACTGGGCCCGCATCGAACGGATGCGACGCGACGCCCGCTGA
- a CDS encoding NADPH-dependent 2,4-dienoyl-CoA reductase: MTTTFPHLLAPLDLGFTTLKNRVLMGSMHTGLEDSRKTLPRLAEYFAERARGGVGLIVTGGFAPNVAGWTKPFGGTLMTSAAARRHREITGAVHAEDGKIALQILHTGRYGYHPFAVAPSKIKSPISPFAPHELSAGGVERQIRAFVRCAKLAREAGYDGVEIMGSEGYLINQFISMHTNKRTDQWGGSYENRIRLPIEIIERTREAVGRDFILIYRLSMLDLIPDGSDWSETVQLAKAVERAGATIINTGIGWHEARVPTIATSVPRGAFAWVTKKMKGEVGIPLVTTNRINRPEVAEQILADGCADMVSMARPLLADAEFVVKAAQGRADEINTCIGCNQACLDHAFKNQIASCLLNPRACHETELKYTPAPQPKRIAVVGAGPAGLACSTVLAQRGHQVDLYDGAAEIGGQFNMAKRVPGKEEFHEALRYFGRQVELTGVNLHLNRRVDASDLIAGGYDEIVLATGVAPRDPKIPGQDGPNVLSYIDVLAGKQPVGRRVAVVGAGGIGFDVAEYLVQDGESPALDLEEWKAEWGVTDPAATRGGVTRAQVAAPAREVTLLQRKAAPLGKGLGKTTGWIHRATLKMKQVKMIGGVNYELIDARGLHVSYGEQRTDHEVIEADTIVLCTGQEPQRALLAPLQAAGRSVHLIGGAELAAELDAKRAIDQGARLAARL, from the coding sequence ATGACGACCACCTTTCCCCACCTGCTCGCGCCGCTCGATCTCGGCTTCACGACGCTGAAGAACCGCGTGCTGATGGGCTCGATGCACACGGGCCTCGAGGACAGCCGCAAGACGCTGCCGCGGCTCGCCGAATATTTCGCCGAACGCGCACGCGGCGGCGTGGGCCTGATCGTGACGGGCGGCTTCGCGCCGAACGTGGCCGGCTGGACCAAGCCGTTCGGCGGCACGCTGATGACGTCGGCCGCTGCGCGGCGGCATCGCGAGATCACCGGCGCCGTGCATGCGGAGGACGGCAAGATCGCGCTGCAGATCCTGCATACCGGCCGCTACGGCTATCACCCGTTCGCGGTCGCGCCGTCGAAGATCAAGTCGCCGATTTCACCGTTCGCGCCGCACGAACTGAGCGCGGGCGGCGTCGAGCGGCAGATTCGCGCGTTCGTCCGCTGCGCGAAGCTCGCGCGCGAAGCCGGTTACGACGGCGTCGAGATCATGGGCTCCGAGGGCTACCTGATCAACCAGTTCATCTCGATGCATACGAACAAGCGCACCGACCAGTGGGGCGGTTCGTACGAGAACCGCATCCGCTTGCCGATCGAGATCATCGAGCGCACGCGCGAAGCGGTCGGCCGCGATTTCATCCTGATCTACCGGCTGTCGATGCTCGACCTGATTCCGGACGGCAGCGACTGGAGCGAAACCGTGCAGCTCGCGAAGGCCGTCGAGCGTGCGGGGGCGACGATCATCAACACGGGGATCGGCTGGCACGAGGCGCGTGTGCCGACCATCGCGACGTCGGTGCCGCGCGGCGCGTTCGCGTGGGTGACGAAGAAAATGAAGGGCGAGGTCGGCATTCCGCTCGTGACGACCAACCGGATCAACCGGCCGGAAGTGGCCGAGCAGATTCTCGCGGATGGCTGCGCGGACATGGTGTCGATGGCGCGCCCGCTGCTCGCGGATGCCGAGTTCGTCGTCAAGGCCGCGCAGGGCCGCGCCGACGAGATCAACACCTGCATCGGCTGCAACCAGGCGTGCCTCGACCACGCGTTCAAGAACCAGATCGCGTCGTGCCTGCTGAATCCGCGTGCGTGCCACGAGACGGAGCTGAAATACACGCCCGCGCCGCAGCCGAAGCGCATCGCGGTGGTCGGCGCGGGGCCGGCCGGGCTCGCGTGCTCGACCGTGCTCGCGCAGCGCGGCCATCAGGTCGACCTGTACGACGGCGCGGCCGAGATCGGCGGGCAGTTCAACATGGCGAAGCGGGTTCCGGGCAAGGAAGAGTTTCATGAAGCGCTGCGCTACTTCGGCCGCCAGGTCGAGCTGACCGGCGTGAACCTGCACCTGAACCGCCGCGTCGACGCGAGCGACCTGATCGCGGGCGGTTACGACGAGATCGTGCTCGCGACCGGCGTGGCGCCGCGCGACCCGAAGATTCCCGGGCAGGACGGCCCGAATGTGCTCAGCTATATCGACGTGCTCGCCGGCAAGCAGCCGGTCGGCCGGCGGGTCGCGGTGGTCGGCGCGGGCGGGATCGGCTTCGATGTCGCCGAGTATCTGGTGCAGGACGGCGAGTCACCGGCGCTCGATCTGGAAGAATGGAAGGCCGAGTGGGGCGTGACCGACCCGGCCGCGACGCGCGGTGGCGTGACGCGTGCGCAGGTTGCGGCGCCCGCGCGTGAAGTGACGCTGCTGCAGCGCAAGGCCGCGCCGCTCGGCAAGGGGCTCGGCAAGACGACCGGCTGGATTCACCGCGCGACGCTGAAGATGAAGCAGGTGAAGATGATCGGCGGCGTGAACTACGAGCTGATCGATGCGCGCGGGCTGCACGTGTCGTACGGCGAGCAGCGCACCGATCACGAAGTAATCGAAGCCGACACGATCGTGCTCTGCACGGGGCAGGAGCCGCAGCGCGCATTGCTCGCGCCGCTGCAGGCGGCCGGGCGCTCGGTGCACCTGATCGGCGGTGCGGAACTGGCCGCCGAACTCGATGCGAAGCGCGCGATCGATCAGGGCGCGCGGCTCGCGGCGCGGCTCTGA
- the catC gene encoding muconolactone Delta-isomerase: MLFHVEMTVRLPADMDPVKAATLKAEEKAMCQRLMNEGIWRHLWRIAGRYANVSIFDVESVQQLHDLLSQLPLFPYMELEVRALCRHPSSVREDDR; the protein is encoded by the coding sequence ATGCTGTTTCATGTGGAAATGACGGTCCGTCTGCCGGCGGACATGGATCCGGTCAAGGCGGCGACGCTGAAGGCGGAAGAAAAGGCGATGTGCCAGCGGCTGATGAACGAAGGGATCTGGCGGCATCTGTGGCGGATCGCCGGGCGCTATGCGAACGTCAGCATTTTCGACGTCGAGAGCGTGCAGCAGCTGCATGATCTGCTCAGTCAATTGCCGCTGTTTCCGTATATGGAACTCGAGGTGCGGGCGCTGTGCCGGCATCCGTCTTCGGTGCGGGAAGACGATCGGTAA
- a CDS encoding LysR family transcriptional regulator has product MNNLRRLDLNLLVTLDVLLAEHNVTRAAEKLNMSQPSVSVQLQKLRDLFGDPLLLPGPRGMRPTARAEALREPLRDALEAVERAVIPATPFDPATATNTWRVAATDYGESTIVLPALNTLRAAAPGTRLAVVELVPPRIEQDAERNGIDLSFHTTEGSPAGMRRLPLFVERYVLIGRAGHPKLKRRPTLAQFGTLEHVIVSPDGGGFFGVTDEALAKVGATRRVVLSVPHFLFVMSAVASTDLVAMLPERLVHDVPALRVVEAPVEVPGYEMSMLWHERVHRDPAHRWLRETIAASV; this is encoded by the coding sequence ATGAATAATCTCAGGCGACTCGACCTGAACCTGCTCGTCACGCTGGACGTGCTGCTCGCCGAGCACAACGTCACGCGCGCGGCCGAGAAGCTGAACATGTCGCAGCCGTCGGTCAGCGTGCAGTTGCAGAAACTGCGCGACCTGTTCGGCGATCCGCTGCTGCTGCCGGGGCCGCGCGGGATGCGACCGACCGCGCGTGCGGAAGCGCTGCGCGAGCCGTTGCGGGACGCGCTCGAAGCCGTCGAACGCGCGGTGATTCCCGCCACGCCGTTCGATCCCGCGACCGCGACGAACACGTGGCGTGTGGCCGCGACCGACTACGGCGAATCGACGATCGTGCTGCCCGCGCTGAACACGCTGCGGGCCGCCGCGCCCGGTACGCGGCTGGCGGTCGTCGAGCTCGTGCCGCCGCGGATCGAGCAGGATGCCGAGCGGAACGGCATCGATCTGTCCTTCCATACGACCGAGGGTTCGCCGGCCGGCATGCGGCGCCTGCCGCTGTTCGTCGAGCGCTACGTGCTCATCGGCCGCGCCGGGCATCCGAAGCTGAAGCGGCGCCCGACGCTCGCGCAGTTCGGCACGCTCGAACACGTGATCGTGTCGCCCGACGGCGGCGGCTTCTTCGGCGTGACGGACGAAGCGCTCGCGAAAGTTGGCGCCACGCGGCGCGTCGTGCTGTCCGTGCCGCATTTCCTGTTCGTGATGTCGGCCGTCGCCAGCACCGATCTCGTCGCGATGCTGCCCGAGCGGCTGGTGCACGACGTGCCCGCGCTGCGTGTCGTGGAAGCGCCGGTCGAGGTGCCCGGCTATGAAATGTCGATGCTGTGGCACGAGCGCGTGCATCGCGATCCGGCGCATCGGTGGCTGCGGGAGACGATTGCAGCATCGGTATAA
- the catA gene encoding catechol 1,2-dioxygenase, translating to MNKQAIDALLKTFDDAAEKPGNPRVRAIVNRIVKDICYTIEDFDVQPSEFWTALNYLNEAGREFGLIAAGLGLERFLDVRMDEAEEKAGIQGGTPRTIEGPLYVAGAPESVGHARLDDGTDPGQTLIMRGQVLGTDGAPIANALVEVWHANHLGNYSYFDQSQPAFNLRRSIRTDAEGRYSFRSVLPVGYSVPPGSKTEQLLDQLGRHGHRPAHIHFFVSADGYRKLTTQINIEGDPHIWDDFAFATREGLIPKIKQAEGAQGKPYGVDGQFALIDFDFSLLKEKQDVPASEVERARAQA from the coding sequence ATGAACAAGCAAGCCATCGACGCCCTGCTGAAGACCTTCGACGACGCTGCCGAGAAGCCCGGCAACCCGCGCGTGCGCGCGATCGTCAACCGGATCGTGAAGGACATCTGCTACACGATCGAGGACTTCGACGTGCAGCCGAGCGAGTTCTGGACGGCGCTGAACTACCTGAACGAAGCCGGCCGCGAATTCGGGCTGATCGCCGCGGGCCTCGGCCTCGAGCGCTTCCTCGACGTGCGGATGGACGAGGCCGAGGAAAAGGCCGGCATCCAGGGCGGTACGCCGCGCACGATCGAAGGGCCGCTGTATGTCGCCGGTGCGCCGGAGTCGGTCGGCCATGCGCGCCTCGACGACGGCACCGATCCGGGCCAGACGCTCATCATGCGCGGCCAGGTGCTCGGCACCGATGGCGCGCCGATCGCGAATGCGCTGGTCGAGGTATGGCACGCGAACCATCTCGGCAACTATTCGTACTTCGATCAATCGCAGCCCGCGTTCAACCTGCGCCGCTCGATCCGCACCGATGCCGAAGGCCGCTACAGCTTCCGCAGCGTGCTGCCGGTCGGCTACAGCGTGCCGCCGGGCAGCAAGACCGAGCAGCTGCTCGACCAGCTCGGCCGCCACGGCCATCGTCCGGCGCATATTCACTTCTTCGTTTCGGCGGACGGTTATCGTAAGCTGACGACGCAGATCAACATCGAAGGCGATCCGCACATCTGGGACGACTTCGCATTCGCGACGCGCGAAGGGCTGATCCCGAAGATCAAGCAGGCCGAAGGCGCGCAAGGCAAGCCGTACGGTGTCGACGGGCAGTTCGCGCTGATCGACTTCGATTTCTCGCTGCTCAAGGAAAAGCAGGACGTGCCGGCGAGCGAAGTCGAGCGGGCCCGCGCGCAAGCCTGA
- a CDS encoding LysR family transcriptional regulator, with translation MELRQLRYFIAVAEEMNITRAAERLHMTQPPLSRQLQAIEDEIGLPLFERGARPLKLTDAGRVFYTQAKRLVDQADELGPLTRRLAQLSERIVIGFVPSTLYGALPDVIRAFREAQPDVELSLIEMFTLEQLGALKGGRIDVGFGRLRFDDDQVVREALIEEKLIAALPAGHPLADPDRPLVLADIANETLIVYPSTPRPSFADQQLSALRDGGLVPAAVHEVRELQTALGLVAAQVGVSLVPESVEGVRVRGVVYRRLPEPAATSPIIMSRRLHGESAATAAFCAIAREMIVPAA, from the coding sequence ATGGAATTGCGTCAGCTCCGCTACTTCATCGCCGTCGCCGAGGAAATGAACATCACGCGGGCTGCCGAGCGGCTGCACATGACGCAGCCGCCGCTGAGCCGGCAGCTCCAGGCGATCGAGGACGAGATCGGGCTGCCGCTGTTCGAGCGCGGCGCGCGGCCGCTGAAGCTGACGGACGCCGGGCGCGTGTTCTATACGCAGGCGAAGCGCCTCGTCGACCAGGCCGACGAGCTCGGGCCGCTGACGCGGCGGCTCGCGCAGCTGTCGGAGCGGATCGTGATCGGCTTCGTGCCGTCGACGCTGTACGGCGCGCTGCCGGACGTGATTCGCGCGTTTCGCGAGGCGCAGCCGGACGTCGAGCTGTCGCTGATCGAAATGTTCACGCTGGAGCAGCTCGGTGCGCTGAAGGGCGGGCGGATCGACGTCGGGTTCGGCCGCCTGCGTTTCGACGACGACCAGGTCGTGCGCGAGGCGCTGATCGAGGAAAAGCTGATCGCGGCGCTGCCGGCCGGGCATCCGCTTGCCGATCCCGACCGGCCGCTCGTGCTCGCGGATATCGCGAACGAGACGCTGATCGTCTATCCGAGCACGCCGCGGCCGAGCTTCGCCGATCAGCAGTTATCCGCATTGCGCGACGGCGGGCTGGTGCCGGCGGCCGTCCATGAGGTGCGCGAATTGCAGACGGCGCTCGGGCTCGTCGCCGCGCAGGTCGGCGTGTCGCTGGTGCCGGAGAGCGTGGAGGGCGTGCGCGTGAGGGGCGTCGTCTACCGGCGGCTGCCGGAACCGGCCGCGACGTCGCCGATCATCATGAGCCGCCGGCTGCACGGCGAAAGCGCGGCGACGGCCGCGTTCTGCGCGATCGCGCGGGAGATGATCGTGCCGGCGGCATAA